In Streptomyces sp. RFCAC02, the following proteins share a genomic window:
- the cmk gene encoding (d)CMP kinase translates to MRTAVAETPVIVAIDGPSGTGKSSTSKAVADRLGLAFLDTGAQYRAMTWWMLANGVDTGDPAAVAAAAAKPVIVSGTDPLAPTITVDGTDVAGPIREEAVTSAVSAVSAVPEVRTRITGLQRTIAAEAGAGIVVEGRDIGTTVLPDADVKIFLTASAEARAARRSAELTGAAAADVAATREALVRRDTADSARKTSPLAKAADAVEVDTTHLTLEQVIERVVGLVNEKRHDR, encoded by the coding sequence GTGCGCACCGCCGTGGCTGAAACCCCTGTCATCGTCGCCATCGATGGCCCTTCCGGCACGGGCAAGTCGAGCACCTCCAAGGCCGTCGCCGACCGCCTCGGCCTCGCGTTCCTCGACACCGGGGCGCAGTACCGCGCGATGACGTGGTGGATGCTGGCCAACGGCGTGGACACCGGTGACCCGGCGGCCGTCGCCGCCGCCGCGGCGAAGCCCGTGATCGTCTCAGGGACCGACCCGCTCGCCCCCACCATCACGGTGGACGGCACGGACGTCGCGGGGCCGATCCGGGAGGAGGCCGTCACCTCCGCCGTCAGCGCCGTGAGCGCCGTCCCCGAGGTGCGCACCCGCATCACCGGACTGCAGCGGACCATCGCGGCCGAGGCGGGCGCCGGCATCGTGGTGGAGGGCCGCGACATCGGCACCACGGTCCTCCCGGACGCCGATGTGAAGATCTTCCTCACCGCGTCCGCCGAGGCCAGGGCCGCGCGCCGGAGCGCCGAGCTGACGGGCGCGGCGGCCGCCGACGTGGCCGCCACCCGGGAGGCGCTCGTGCGCCGTGACACGGCCGACTCGGCCCGCAAGACCTCCCCGCTCGCCAAGGCCGCCGACGCCGTCGAGGTGGACACCACCCACCTCACCCTCGAACAGGTCATCGAGCGCGTCGTCGGCCTGGTCAACGAGAAGCGGCACGATCGGTGA
- a CDS encoding prephenate dehydrogenase: MRTALVAGTGLIGTSIALALSARGVRVHLEDHDPDQPKTAAALGAGTDEPPAGPVDLAVIAVPPAFIAGVTAALQRRGAARGYVDVGSVKGGPRRELADLGGDLDTYLGTHPLSGKERSGPLAATADLFEGRPWVLTPTAGCDTEVLNLALELIALCRAVPIVMDADAHDRAVALVSHTPQIVSSLVAARLESAPESAVRLCGQGIGDVTRIAASDPRMWLDILGANPGPVADVLAEVAADLEETVRSLRALEAADEAKRDAGMAGVEDLLRRGRAGRDRVPGKHGAAPAAYETVSVHITDRPGELARIFADAGEAGVNVEDVRIEHATGQQAGLVQLMVDPGAAPGLIAALRQRGWSIRQ; encoded by the coding sequence ATGCGCACCGCACTCGTCGCCGGCACCGGCCTCATCGGCACCTCGATCGCCCTCGCGCTGTCCGCGCGCGGCGTCCGCGTGCACCTGGAGGACCACGACCCCGACCAGCCGAAGACCGCGGCCGCCCTCGGCGCCGGCACCGACGAGCCGCCCGCGGGGCCCGTCGACCTCGCGGTGATCGCCGTCCCGCCCGCGTTCATCGCCGGTGTCACCGCCGCCCTCCAGCGGCGCGGCGCGGCCCGCGGCTACGTGGACGTCGGCAGCGTCAAGGGCGGTCCACGCCGCGAGCTGGCCGACCTGGGCGGCGACCTGGACACCTACCTGGGCACGCACCCGCTGTCCGGGAAGGAACGCTCCGGGCCGCTCGCCGCGACCGCCGACCTCTTCGAGGGCAGGCCGTGGGTCCTCACCCCCACCGCCGGCTGCGACACGGAGGTCCTGAACCTCGCGCTCGAACTGATCGCCCTGTGCCGCGCCGTCCCGATCGTCATGGACGCCGACGCCCACGACCGGGCCGTCGCGCTCGTCTCGCACACCCCGCAGATCGTCTCCAGCCTGGTCGCGGCCCGCCTCGAGTCCGCGCCCGAGTCCGCCGTGCGGCTGTGCGGGCAGGGCATCGGCGACGTCACGCGGATCGCCGCCTCCGACCCCCGCATGTGGCTCGACATCCTCGGCGCCAACCCCGGCCCCGTCGCCGACGTGCTCGCGGAGGTGGCCGCCGACCTGGAGGAGACCGTACGGTCCCTGCGCGCCCTGGAGGCCGCCGACGAGGCCAAGCGCGACGCCGGGATGGCCGGCGTCGAGGACCTCCTGCGGCGCGGCCGCGCGGGCCGGGACCGGGTCCCGGGCAAGCACGGCGCCGCGCCCGCCGCGTACGAGACGGTGTCCGTGCACATCACCGACCGGCCCGGCGAGCTGGCGCGGATCTTCGCCGACGCGGGCGAGGCCGGCGTCAACGTGGAGGACGTCCGCATCGAGCACGCGACCGGCCAGCAGGCGGGGCTCGTCCAGCTCATGGTGGACCCGGGCGCAGCGCCCGGCCTCATCGCCGCGCTCCGCCAGCGGGGCTGGTCCATCCGGCAGTAG
- a CDS encoding lysophospholipid acyltransferase family protein, with the protein MTEPGARGAATGRRIAIGLIRGAFRPRVLGAWRVPERGPAILAINHTHNVDGPVLMGTSPRPVHFLIKKEAFVGPVGSFLRGIGQVRVDRQSTDRAAVTGALDILAGGGVLGIFPEGTRTEGDFAALRAGLAYFALRSAAPVVPVAVLGSNERRGRLVPALPPLRGRIDVVFGDPFTVAGEGPGGRRTRSALDGATVRIQERLTAHLKDARRLTGR; encoded by the coding sequence GTGACCGAACCCGGCGCCAGGGGCGCGGCGACCGGCCGGCGGATCGCCATCGGTCTCATCAGGGGCGCGTTCAGGCCCCGTGTGCTGGGGGCGTGGCGCGTCCCCGAGCGCGGTCCGGCGATACTGGCCATCAACCACACGCACAACGTCGACGGTCCGGTGCTCATGGGCACGTCCCCCAGGCCCGTGCACTTCCTCATCAAGAAGGAGGCGTTCGTCGGCCCGGTCGGCAGCTTCCTCCGGGGCATCGGACAGGTGCGGGTCGACCGGCAGAGCACCGACCGCGCGGCCGTCACCGGCGCCCTCGACATACTGGCCGGGGGCGGCGTCCTCGGGATATTCCCCGAGGGCACCAGGACGGAGGGGGACTTCGCCGCGCTGCGCGCCGGGCTCGCGTACTTCGCGCTGCGTTCGGCGGCGCCGGTCGTGCCGGTCGCCGTCCTCGGCAGCAACGAGCGGCGCGGGCGGCTCGTGCCCGCGCTGCCGCCGCTGCGGGGGCGGATCGACGTGGTGTTCGGCGACCCGTTCACCGTCGCCGGCGAGGGTCCCGGCGGGCGGCGCACCCGGTCCGCGCTGGACGGCGCGACCGTGCGCATACAGGAGCGGCTGACCGCCCACCTGAAGGACGCCCGCCGGCTCACCGGCCGCTGA
- the scpB gene encoding SMC-Scp complex subunit ScpB, whose amino-acid sequence MSADASATDTAPAPEAGGKAAPGAPALKPALEAVLMVVDEPAREDHLARVLGHPRRAVAAALRELADEYTAQDRGFELRLVAGGWRFYTRPAYAEAVEAFVLDGQHARLTQAALETLAVVAYRQPVSRSRVSAVRGVNCDGVMRTLLQRGLVTEAGTEPETGAILYGTTHYFLERMGLRDLGELPELAPFLPEADQVEGESREGVPSFSVDEDADDSGDSQRIIDAKQRQEQRQERPEWPGRPEQPGRPEQPE is encoded by the coding sequence ATGAGCGCCGACGCATCCGCGACCGACACCGCGCCCGCACCGGAGGCCGGGGGCAAAGCCGCCCCCGGAGCGCCGGCCCTCAAGCCCGCGCTCGAAGCGGTCCTCATGGTCGTGGACGAACCCGCCCGCGAGGACCACCTCGCCCGTGTCCTCGGTCACCCCCGCCGCGCGGTGGCCGCCGCCCTGCGGGAGCTGGCCGACGAGTACACCGCCCAGGACCGCGGCTTCGAGCTGCGGCTCGTCGCCGGCGGCTGGCGCTTCTACACGCGGCCCGCGTACGCCGAGGCCGTCGAGGCGTTCGTCCTGGACGGCCAGCACGCCCGCCTCACCCAGGCCGCCCTGGAGACCCTCGCAGTCGTCGCGTACCGGCAGCCCGTCAGCCGCTCGCGGGTGTCCGCGGTGCGCGGTGTCAACTGCGACGGCGTCATGCGGACCCTGCTCCAGCGCGGACTGGTGACCGAGGCGGGCACCGAACCCGAAACAGGTGCGATCCTGTACGGGACGACGCACTACTTCCTGGAACGCATGGGCCTTCGCGACCTGGGGGAGCTCCCCGAGCTCGCGCCCTTCCTCCCCGAGGCGGACCAGGTGGAGGGTGAGAGCCGGGAGGGAGTGCCGTCGTTCAGCGTGGACGAAGATGCAGACGACAGCGGCGACTCCCAACGGATCATTGATGCGAAGCAGCGGCAGGAACAGCGGCAGGAACGGCCAGAGTGGCCAGGGCGGCCGGAACAACCGGGACGACCGGAGCAACCGGAATGA
- a CDS encoding pseudouridine synthase, which produces MRSSGRNSGRNGQSGQGGRNNRDDRSNRNDRGAGSGRDDRRQGTGRPRPEERRHGRPGSPAGGGRGSGGRRPGSGGGPVRSREYEAMIEERNRERHDKPAVRVPRTFGEPDGERLQKVLARAGLGSRRACEELIEQGRVEVNGKRVTSQGRRVDPEKDEIKVDGLTVAAQTYLFFALNKPAGVVSSMEDPEGRQCLGDYVTNRETRLFHVGRLDTETEGLILLTNHGELAHRLTHPRYGVTKTYLAAIRGPIPRDLGKRLKDGVQLEDGYARADHFRVVENTGRDYLVEVTLHEGRKHIVRRMLAETGFPVDRLVRTHFGPIALGDQKSGWLRRMTHTEVGRLMKEVGL; this is translated from the coding sequence ATGCGAAGCAGCGGCAGGAACAGCGGCAGGAACGGCCAGAGTGGCCAGGGCGGCCGGAACAACCGGGACGACCGGAGCAACCGGAATGACCGGGGCGCCGGCAGCGGCCGGGACGACAGACGGCAGGGCACGGGCCGCCCCCGGCCCGAGGAGCGCCGTCACGGCCGCCCCGGCAGCCCGGCCGGCGGCGGCCGGGGCTCCGGCGGCCGGCGCCCGGGCTCGGGGGGCGGTCCCGTCCGGTCGCGCGAGTACGAGGCGATGATCGAGGAGCGCAACCGGGAACGCCACGACAAGCCCGCCGTCCGCGTCCCCAGGACGTTCGGCGAGCCCGACGGCGAGCGCCTGCAGAAGGTGCTCGCCCGCGCCGGCCTCGGCTCGCGCCGCGCCTGCGAGGAGCTGATCGAGCAGGGCCGCGTCGAGGTCAACGGCAAGCGTGTCACCTCGCAGGGCCGCCGCGTCGACCCCGAGAAGGACGAGATCAAGGTCGACGGGCTGACGGTGGCCGCCCAGACGTACCTCTTCTTCGCGCTGAACAAGCCGGCCGGCGTCGTCTCCTCCATGGAGGACCCCGAGGGCCGCCAGTGCCTCGGCGACTACGTGACGAACCGCGAGACCCGCCTCTTCCACGTCGGCCGGCTCGACACCGAGACGGAGGGCCTCATCCTCCTCACCAACCACGGTGAGCTGGCCCACCGCCTCACCCACCCCCGGTACGGCGTCACCAAGACGTACCTCGCCGCCATCCGCGGCCCCATCCCGCGCGACCTCGGCAAGCGCCTCAAGGACGGCGTGCAGCTGGAGGACGGGTACGCCCGCGCCGACCACTTCCGCGTCGTGGAGAACACCGGCCGCGACTACCTGGTCGAGGTCACCCTGCACGAGGGCCGCAAGCACATCGTCCGCCGGATGCTCGCCGAGACGGGCTTCCCCGTGGACCGGCTCGTGCGCACGCACTTCGGCCCCATCGCGCTCGGCGACCAGAAGTCGGGCTGGCTGCGCCGCATGACGCACACCGAGGTCGGCCGCCTCATGAAGGAGGTCGGCCTGTAA